Below is a genomic region from Thunnus albacares chromosome 4, fThuAlb1.1, whole genome shotgun sequence.
GAGGTCTGGGGTGTTTTTCAGGGCTTAAGAGGGAAGATCATACGCGGACAAACATTCCAAAGGTAATCCAACCACGTCCATCACTCGCTGCCAGTGGGAATGACAACTTTCAAGAAATACAGGCACCGACTCGTTTTAGCCTCGACTTTGGGGTGACCCCCTAGAGCATTTCTCCCTGTCAACACACTGTGAGACAAACACGCTGCAAGGCAACAGTTGCCATgttcaaaacaatgaaaaagcTCCAGCCAGCCATCATAATGTTGCCTTTACAGTCACAAATAATGTGCTGGCTTGTGTCTTCTACTGGCATAATCAGGGGACAGACATTAATAATTCTTAAGGATTGTTTTGAACTATTCAAACTTTCACTAAAAGCATTCTTTTCTGTTGTAGGTCTGTCATGTGCTCACTGTGAAACTTTGTATATTCATCCTGAAGACAACCTGAGGGTGCACATGTGAGACCGACCGGTGACTGTCGAGCACTAGAGCTGCGTCTTGCTCTGAGGTTAGGCAATCACCTACTAACATACTTAAGTGCTGAACTTCACACGAACAACACGACCATAGCAAATGAATAACCTAGTCCAGCGAAGGAACAACATAACAAACAATGTTCTAATCTGAAGATTTTCCACAAGCTACATGTGATATACAGTCTATCAGTAATCTATGGCCTTTAGACCAGAGGCATTACTGTGGCACAGTATCGACTCATGAGGTAGAAAAACAAGTCGGTGTACAAAGTCTTCAACGCACATTTAGGTAAAGAGTCACTTGGAgatatgcaaataaaaaatacatgcaaAGAGGATATCTGGAAGTTGTGTCAGTACACCTACATTTAGGCAAAAATTTTATTCTGCCAGAAGACACTGTTTGGTTACAGGGTTGCAAACAGGTAAGGGGTAAAAAAGGTGAGAACATTGCATGGATAGAGAAAACCTGCCACAAGAAGGGGGATCCTGGGATATGCCCCCCTGGGAGAAGACTTTGAAAGATATCGGCTAATTTTTTGCTCATTTCTAGTTACTTTTAAGTATATTTGCATCTGCCTGAAAACTAATTCTAACAGCCATTATGGGATAAAACAATcctacataaaacacataaaaggaaTCAATAGATGTGGGAGCTGAATACACcaacaagataaaaacaagaagaatAACTTGTAGTAACTTATTAAAGTTAACACAAGGAACTTTTAAAGGGTTATGAAACAGTCCCATGATTcctctatatgacctacataagcaCACGAGACCATCAGCAAGAAGATTGGCTATTTCTATATAGTTAGTATTCTAAATGCCTGCTACCAGGTCAGATTTCCCGCGAAATTGGATGAAACGATTTACGGCATGCAGACCGGAAGAGCCTATGTTTACATCACATGTAGCATCGTGGCATGAGGAAGAACAAAGACTTTACTAGGACAGggggggaggacatttctcttcgctTGGTAAGGTTacaagtaaagttagacttctcgacatgagaaaaagagagaaagagcgcGAGCGAGCTGAGAACACCAGTGAGAGAGCAAgggggagagagcgagagagagcaagtgggagagggggagagggagagagcgggagagggagagagagagagaatcagtgAATCTGATTGTTTCACCGCAGTTATGCTcgaaagcacaaataaacacgcccacacttccacacaaccctgcgggaaggtgctGCATTGCCAGATTTGGTATGAATGCAGCCTTACAGGTGTATGAATGGTACgaaaacaaagtttactttgcCTCACCATCGTCATGTTACAATTATTAATTTTACATAGCCACACAAAGATACATTACTTCATTGCTATACgtcctgcaaacagctgtgtttaaaaatggaaaatagtatttaaaataagtagcatctttctttccctcgcttccaaaacaaatgcacacgcTAGCCAAGATCTTTACAACACAAGGCAGGTGCTCATGAGAAATGCAATCTTCATTCCGTGAAAACACTACTGtttttgtccacaggggccGCTAAAAGAAATACACCAAAATGAcagttccttgtagtaactttaacacAGGCATGTAAAGCTTACATCTAGTCTATAtgcaaaatgacattaaaagtaaaataaatgcaaacGTGAATTCcaacatttgtctttgtttgctATAATAAAACTAGGAAAAAAATAAGGCTATTACCAGTACGACCGGCCCAGAACTGACTCAAAACTGAATATGTATGCATATAAATGCATCAATATGGCACACTTCGAAGACAAAATTAATAGAGTTAAAATGAACCAATTCTGCATCTAACCCGATGTTAACCTTTCCTGCTTCAGTGTCCAGACCGTAGTCAGGAAGCACAGGGGAGACTTTGTGTTCTGCTCCAGGGTCGAAGCCAAACATTTCTCCGCTCTCTGTTTAGGAGCGGCTGAGATTGtcattaaaatgagaatagctggtccaccttaaaggtcagtccaccttttGTGAGCCTGGTCAacccattgtcgctaactttggggctaaccCTCCTCACTTCAATCAGCAGGTGGGAAGCATGACACAGAAACTTGGCTtgggtcttgaggagttgtGGCATTTATTCACCGACAGATAGCCTAGACTGTACATGCACTGCACTGCTACCTTCACAGCTATACTGCTAACTGCATACTAATTGCTCTGGTCGCCAGCCTCaactctctctccatctcaaaACAGCGAATTTTGCCGAAAGGTGAGGAGTTTGCATCTCTGGGTTACATAAGCAGGACTATTACGAATGCAAAATCAACAAAGAAATCCAGATCAACAGAAATTCCTCTGCAAAGactgaaagacagaagaaaatgtgtCTCTATCTCTATGTCACAGTGTTGTCAGTTCCGAGCTTCAACAGATTACTAAACAAAAAGTGAAAGTCAACCGTAAACTCCAAATGCAATCCAGTACAGATTGGAAACTTACGTAACAAGGACACAGAATTGGCAACATGTAATTATTGCGTTGGAATTATTTGTGCTGACCAACATTTTTTCTTGCCATCCTACATTGGTCATTGTCCAGAATTTAGTGAGACCAGCTTTTGTGCCAGTTTATAAGCCTAGGAATCAAATTTTCCAGACAAGGCATGTTTTTTTTGGGTCAAAATCAGTTATCAACAACTAATGCAGAGTGACACATTGAAAACTCtgacaaaaagataaaagaagctcttctcacacacacacacacacacacacacacacacacacacacacacacacacacacctgaacccGGGGATCATCTTGGCAAAGCCAATAACCTTCTGGATGCTATAGGAGACCAGGTCAGCCAGGTGGGGCAACATGGAGAAGCTGGAGCCCTCTTCCTCACTGGAGTCAGGGCTGCTGCCCTGCTCCTGGTACATCATCAGCAGGTTGTTGAAGTTCATTTTGGTGTCTACTGACTCTGCAGTGAGAAGGATGAATGCAGCAGAAAGGagacaagagaagaaaagaggacagaagagagtagaaaaaaaaagggcaagACAAGtgtttatatacacacatacatgtagacACAGCACAGCAATGTCACACTATTCTTTTATTAATACAAATGCTCTGTGCTGAGAGAATGGGGAGAAATCAGAAAACTACAGTAGATAGGGGGCTTGTTGACAGAATGGATTATCTGAAAGAGTGTCAGGTCAGTAGAAATGAGATAAAAGCTTAGATGACAGTCCTGACAACATGTGAAGCATGTAGAGCTAGCTGGggttgttttgagtcatttgtCTCCGCTGATAGTTGGCGGTAAGCCACGTGACTGTGTCTCCTGCTGTGTTCACTCCATTAGTGATGGATGCATTAATTAACTGATGTTTACTAGTAGGAGTCAGATGTCTACAGGGTGCAGGTTATTCACAGGATTTACACTGGATTCTGAGTAAAGCAGTGTAACAGATTATATAAACCAACGTGCAaacagctgaacaggaaaaaataGCCTGACTTAAGTCAAGCATTAActcttttaatattattattcttGCTGTTTTCTTATTGTCCTCGAATTGTGTGATAGTTTCCCTTTCTGATGCAAATTAAGTTGTTTGTCTTTAATAAGTCAGTTCATATTTTTAGTGATGTGAAGACCTTTTTTCAATGTAATATTTGATTGAGGAGGATTCTTACAAAAGTGCAACTGTGCATGAAAATCTAGTTTAATTATTTCTTACAGCAATCGATATTTTCACTTGATTTTAAGCGTGTTTTTCTTACCTGGAGAGTGACTGAAGGAGTCAGAGGAGGCATCGGATAGAGAGTGGAGAGAGGCAGCTCTGCTGGCGCTACGTGTCACTGGGCCCTCGCGCACAGGAGGctaaacagaagaaaacagcaCATAGTGAGAACCCAGAACATATTTTAGATTTATACAGAAAAATGCCTCTTTCTACACTCttcatttatatgaaaatatagtAGATCAATTAGAGTTCATTATTCAGATTCTGATTTGAAACAGATTGCTGGTTTGAACGGCCTCTCAAAAAAGAACAAGGTTAAAGAGGAGCTCTAGTAGCCTTGGCGTTAAGACATTGACCATGAGCCACAATGTTCTGTTTCCATCCCGCTGTCATCTCTTTATGGTCTGCTGTATaataaaaggcataaaatgcccaaaatataataaaaaacaaataaataaaaaaagaggttgAACTGATGGATTTGTGTGGACAGGATGAAAATGTACTGCACCACAGGTTAGATATCTGAGGAGCAGGAGTGTTTGAGGGTAATAAACACAGAGTTTCGGAGGAGAAATGGCTTAAAGGACTGCTGGGTGTGAGGCTGATGTGTAAACCAGACGAAACATGACTGCTGCTGATGGAAGCAGAAATAAGTTCTGATTTGGGAAAtcacaacagtaaaatactCTGAGTATGCTAGATAACGCATTGCAGAGTAACAAAAGGTTCCCAGTGGTCAAAGTAATGTCAATATTGTTATTTCATTGGACTATGGAAGAAACAAACCGTAAACCTAAGGTGCTGTTCTTGTTGATACTGGTCCAACAGAGCTGAAACTGTTAACACTATCACAACAATATCagctctctttctgtttttatctatAACAAGCTATGTGAAATATGTTTGGAATAAGTTATGCTGAATAATGATGATTTGATATCAGGCATCATGGCATTGTGACACGAACCCTAAAACGGCAGAAGTCAGAGTAGGAGTCATCATATGTTTTGTGGTGGGCCTCCACCAACGTGGCGATGACCTGACTCTGCTCCTCAGAAAGCCGGGGCCGCCGTGCCTCCCTCTCCGCTTCGCGCTGTGCCTCCTCATCCTTTCTCCGCTGAATCAGGTCCTTCTTCCTCTGTACTTCCTCATCTGTCAGAATGACTGaagggtgggtgggggggacaAGTGTAAAGAGACAAATCGTTAGgatttcagacacaaaaaaacacagatggagAGCACAGTTTTTgcattaaaattacattaataaaacaatagGAAACATGTGAGGTAAAGAGACAGTTAAAGATAGTCCGAGTCTCATAATTCAGGTGTATCACATCATATATCAGTTGAAGGAACACAGCCTCTAAAGCTTTGCAGTATGTACTTATGTTTTACATTGCAGTGACAGCTATGTCAATGTGGTGcagggtggtggtggggagttGTTATTCTCTGGAGGAAGAGAATGGGAGGGGACCGGTCCATATGGAGACCCCTGCTGCACTGAACAACTGAGCGCATTGTCTTTGTTCTGTTCGCTCCTTGTTGTTGTAGCCACTGAATTAGctcacagacagagagagagaaagagagagctggGTCTCAAcaacatgctgctgtttttgcaaCAGTTGTGGCAACAGAAGTGCATGCCACTGGCTCCTGTTCATGTACAGTGAATCGCAGTGTCGCTGCCACTACTCTTGAGGTATTCCCACAAACGCttattggggggggggggggggggggggggggattcagCTGGCAACGGGTGGCCTTTGCTTAAAAGAGGCCTGTGGACAATATCCGGATATCaggagaaaacaagaaagatgtACATGCTATTTacagacaatgaaaataaacaagactGTGTGGAAAGCAGAGACCTCGCTAGATTGTACATAACAGCAGGTGTTTAAACTTCAGATGGAGTATACTTATTGTATACAATGTGGGGAGGTTCCACTAGTTCAAATAGAACATGTAAACACTCTAATGGGGGCAAAGACCCAGGGATACGTGACCTCTGTCCAAATATTACATAATATTTACAAGAGGGACAGTAGGCCCCCAAAACTGCAAACAGCAGTTGTGTAAATTTTTACTATCAATCCAAGAGGAAGAGACAAGATTgagttttttaatatttctgtatataatgtataaatattttattaatgtctAAATTGTGGATGGTGACCTTGGGTTAGTTCAGGACATAGTTTGATCCTTATTCTGCAATGTTGGGCAGCTACAAAAACTGCTGGCCTGATTATCCAACCCAAGCATTTCATACTAATTAATAGAATAAATTATTCTTAGAAACAGGTACTTAATCTAAAAGGGCCAAACTGGGATGAAACAGTCACTATTTAAATAGATACAGTAAACCACATAGTGTAAGGTCAGAGTGATGCCTGTAAGACATATGGGTCACCTGCCATACTTACACTCTTTCATCATGCCAATGTCCACACAGCGTTTGAGCCGGCATGCCTGGCAGTGGCGCCTGTTGTCCTTGGTGATGGTGCAACTGCCGTTAAAGGGACACGTGAAGGACGCCTTGCGCTTCATGCTGCGTCTAAACAAATTATATGCATGTTACAGCCTGTTAAAATACACAGATATTGCAGTTTATATAACATAAGGCTGAGACTTGCTGTAACataaaaaccatttaaaattccAAGAATTTTCTCAAGTTATTAAGAATCTAGTTACAGCTCAATATGTGTGTCGGAACGTTTGTAACTATGTGGACAATAGAGCTTTGTGCAAAGGATGTGAGTTTAGATGCAGCAGTGCGGCACTTTTGACAGTGTATTGCACAAATAATAATCCTGGTAGAACTGGATAAATATTTTTGTCCTTCAAGTCTGGGGTTGGCTGAAACAGCAAAAATATGGATGCGTGCCAAGGAATCCAGAGTTAGAAGATAAACCTTGCCAAAAGGTGACGCAAAGTGTAATGATTTAGTCAGTGATGGACATGTATGTATGAACGTTTATACACAGTCgtgaggaaaaacacacatgcttAGTGAGAGTTCAAACAAGGGCCAGTTCAGGGACGAGGAAGGAGATTATTAAACATCCGTCTATTTCATCCTCTCCCTTTAAATACACTGCCGAGAGGAACAGGCGCAAATGGACGGATACATGAAACgcacacaaactcacaaaaTGATGACTTGCTCTAGTTTTGTCTTAAGTTAAATTGGAAACTTATGTTTGCGTCGATGAGCAGGCAATGGCCGAGGCATTAACTATAGTATTGAGCTCTTTACCTGCTACCGGGCATTAGTATGAACATGAATGCTAACCATAGTTTTGCATGTGCTCTTATGTAACTGTGGGTGGCAATTACatttaatgtgtgtgagagtgtgggTGGCCGTTACATATGCTAGTTCAGACCTGCGTATGCATgctaatgtgtatgtgtgtcaataACTTGGTCAATGTGCATCTTTTTGTTCCCATCAAGGTGGTATGAGCTAGTGTGCTAGCCACACAAAGCATACTAAGCGTGTGTGTACATATCTTTGTGTACTAAATGTGTCCATTTACATTTGACTGTTTGTAACTTCACACACTGgcgcatgtgtttgtgtacctGAAAAAACCCTTGCAGCCCTCGCAGGTCATGGCGTTAAAGTGGAAGCCGGTGGCTTTGTCACCGCATACGCCGCAGATCCGAGGAATGTTCCTATCGAACTCATCAGGGGCCAGAGTGGACGTACTCACAACCGTGGGCTCCATCactaaacagagagagaggaaatggagaaagaaaaacaggagagagagagagagagaaaaagacagatgaaacCAGCTCCTTGTTATCCAAACCGTTCACTTACTCAATAACTTTGCCAGCAATGagcacaaaaaaggaaaaaaagagaaaaaaaaaaatgaatcaggcTGCCAACTTCAAACATTTGAAGTACAATTAAgtatattttcttaaattatagtctttttaattttgatgtatTCTGTTTTGCACTAGATATCTGTAAGAAAAATGATCATGAGATTTTTAATAAAGTGATCATGTTTCAACTGCcatctgtttttatcttataAAGGTTATTTTAAAAGCCCTACACCAAGTCAGACACATTTCCTGTAACCTCTCTCTCTATGCCAACCAAACTGTGTCCCTTCCTGCACGAGAGACTCAAGTCCACAGTCTACCCTTTGGAGGTGAACtcaacttcagtgtttttgtcCTGGGGCAAGGAATTGGAGCAATATGAATCAAGTGGAAAAACCCTTGTTCCACTCCAAAATGCTGGATCTGGGTTACATTTGATTACATAGTGCTCTGAGTATCTATTTCACTTAACAGCCtcgtgagagggagaaaaaaggcATGTCACCGCAAGGCTAGCATCCTCATAAACAAACAATCACTGTCCTTTTCACAAAGCTCCTTTCTTACTGTTTTCTTTGCTTCCACTGCAGAGTGAAAGCGAAGCAAATGATggaaggagatggagagaagagggaagggaggggtgtGTAACTAAACCGATACAAACCTCAACAAACTCACAAATCAACAGCCAGAGAGGTAAGGACTCAGctgaataatttaaaatgttttgacagaTCACTCCATCATTCACTtctaattaacaaaaaaaaaaaaagcttaaagtCCTCCTGTAAATGCAAAAACTGTAttcttatttctgttgtttttctactCAGTACAACCGTGAATGTAAATAATATGCCTTTAAACCAAAGTGTGCTCCTGACCAATTCTATTAACAGGACATTTAGTTCTTATTTAAACCAAAGGTCAAAAGAAGAAAGCAAACA
It encodes:
- the LOC122980878 gene encoding vitamin D3 receptor B, with amino-acid sequence MEPTVVSTSTLAPDEFDRNIPRICGVCGDKATGFHFNAMTCEGCKGFFRRSMKRKASFTCPFNGSCTITKDNRRHCQACRLKRCVDIGMMKEFILTDEEVQRKKDLIQRRKDEEAQREAEREARRPRLSEEQSQVIATLVEAHHKTYDDSYSDFCRFRPPVREGPVTRSASRAASLHSLSDASSDSFSHSPESVDTKMNFNNLLMMYQEQGSSPDSSEEEGSSFSMLPHLADLVSYSIQKVIGFAKMIPGFRELTAEDQIALLKSSAIEVIMLRSNQSFNLEDMSWSCGAPDFKYQISDVTKAGHTLELLEPLVKFQVGLKKLNLHEEEHVLLMAICLLSPDRPGVQDHARIEALQDRLSETLQAYIQLHHPGGRLLYAKMIQKLADLRSLNEEHSKQYRSLSFQPEHSMQLTPLVLEVFGSEVS